The following are encoded in a window of Pseudomonas multiresinivorans genomic DNA:
- the fliE gene encoding flagellar hook-basal body complex protein FliE, which translates to MSQGIEFNRLLLEMRSMQMEAMAKAKTTQAAPVEAGAPSFSQMLGQAVDKVNGTQQAASDMASAFEMGQKGVDLTDVMIASQKASVSFQAMTQVRNKLVQAYQDIMQMPV; encoded by the coding sequence ATGAGTCAGGGTATCGAGTTCAATCGTCTGCTGCTGGAAATGCGCTCCATGCAAATGGAGGCCATGGCCAAGGCGAAGACGACGCAGGCAGCGCCGGTCGAAGCGGGGGCGCCGAGCTTCTCGCAAATGCTCGGCCAGGCCGTGGACAAGGTGAACGGTACCCAGCAGGCCGCCTCCGACATGGCCTCCGCCTTCGAGATGGGGCAGAAAGGGGTCGATCTCACCGACGTGATGATCGCCTCGCAGAAGGCCAGTGTTTCTTTCCAGGCGATGACCCAGGTACGCAACAAGCTCGTGCAGGCGTACCAGGACATCATGCAGATGCCGGTTTGA
- the fliF gene encoding flagellar basal-body MS-ring/collar protein FliF has product MSQASVVDSQIPAKVGADAPKKPLLGLAFLENLADMPVLRQVGLLVGLAASIAIGFGMVLWSQQPDYKPLYGSLNGVDANKVVEALSAADIGYKIEPNSGALLVKADDLGRARMKVAGAGLAPTDSNVGFEILDKEQALGTSQFMEATNYRRGLEGELARTVASLNNVKGARVHLAIPKSSVFVRDDRKPSASVLVELYPGRSLEPSQVLAIVNLVATSVPELDKSQVTVVDQKGNLLSDQQELSELTMAGKQFDFTRRMESNFTQRVHSILAPVLGNGRYKAEVSADVDFSAVESTSESFNPDQPALRSEQVNNEERQNSNGPQGVPGALSNQPPNPASAPQTTGQNAGADFVAPGQPLKDANGQTIIDPKTGKPELAPYPTDKRQQNTRNYELDRSVSYTKQQQGRLRRLSVAVVLDDRMIADPKTGEVSHQPWTADELGRFTRLVQDAVGYDASRGDSVSVINAPFAPELGDEIASPPFYSQPWFWDVVKQVLGIVFILVLVLGVLRPVLNNLSGNKSKALVAGGAGEGGLGELGGLEGELSEDRVSLGGPASILLPSPSEGYDAQLNAIKSLVAQDPGRVAQVVKDWINSDE; this is encoded by the coding sequence ATGTCCCAAGCCTCCGTTGTTGATAGCCAGATTCCGGCCAAGGTCGGCGCCGACGCGCCGAAAAAGCCGCTGCTGGGCCTGGCCTTCCTCGAGAACCTCGCGGACATGCCGGTGCTGCGCCAGGTCGGCCTGCTGGTCGGCCTCGCCGCGAGCATCGCCATCGGCTTCGGCATGGTGCTGTGGTCGCAGCAGCCGGACTACAAGCCGCTCTACGGCAGCCTCAATGGCGTCGACGCGAACAAGGTGGTCGAGGCGCTGTCCGCCGCCGATATCGGCTACAAGATCGAGCCCAACTCCGGCGCGCTGCTGGTCAAGGCCGACGACCTCGGCCGTGCGCGCATGAAAGTGGCCGGCGCGGGCCTGGCGCCGACCGACAGCAACGTCGGCTTCGAGATCCTCGACAAGGAGCAGGCGTTGGGCACCAGCCAGTTCATGGAAGCGACCAACTACCGTCGCGGCCTGGAAGGCGAACTGGCGCGCACCGTCGCCAGCCTGAACAACGTCAAGGGCGCCCGCGTGCACCTGGCGATCCCGAAGAGCTCGGTGTTCGTCCGTGACGACCGCAAGCCCAGCGCCTCGGTGCTGGTCGAGCTGTACCCGGGCCGCAGCCTGGAGCCGAGCCAGGTGCTGGCCATCGTTAACCTGGTCGCCACCAGCGTGCCGGAACTGGACAAGTCCCAGGTCACCGTGGTCGACCAGAAGGGCAATCTACTTTCCGACCAGCAGGAGCTCTCCGAGCTGACCATGGCCGGCAAGCAGTTCGACTTCACCCGCCGCATGGAAAGCAACTTCACCCAGCGCGTGCACAGCATCCTTGCTCCGGTCCTGGGCAATGGCCGCTACAAGGCCGAGGTGTCCGCCGACGTCGACTTCAGCGCGGTGGAATCCACCTCCGAGTCGTTCAACCCGGACCAGCCGGCCCTGCGCAGCGAGCAGGTGAACAACGAGGAACGGCAGAACAGCAACGGCCCGCAGGGTGTGCCGGGTGCGCTGTCGAACCAGCCGCCGAACCCGGCCAGCGCGCCGCAGACCACCGGTCAGAACGCCGGTGCGGATTTCGTCGCTCCGGGTCAACCGCTCAAGGACGCCAACGGCCAGACGATCATCGATCCGAAGACCGGCAAGCCGGAGCTGGCCCCATACCCGACCGACAAGCGCCAGCAGAACACCCGCAACTACGAGCTGGATCGCTCGGTGAGCTACACCAAGCAGCAGCAGGGTCGCCTACGCCGGCTTTCCGTCGCGGTGGTGCTGGATGACCGCATGATCGCCGATCCGAAGACCGGCGAAGTCAGCCACCAGCCCTGGACCGCCGACGAACTGGGACGCTTCACCCGCCTGGTGCAGGACGCGGTAGGCTACGACGCTAGCCGTGGCGACAGCGTCAGCGTAATCAACGCGCCGTTCGCCCCGGAACTGGGTGATGAAATTGCCTCGCCGCCGTTCTACTCGCAGCCCTGGTTCTGGGATGTGGTCAAGCAGGTGCTGGGTATCGTCTTCATCCTGGTGCTGGTGCTGGGCGTGCTGCGCCCGGTGCTGAACAACCTGTCGGGCAACAAGAGCAAGGCTCTGGTGGCCGGCGGCGCCGGCGAAGGCGGCCTGGGCGAGCTGGGTGGGCTGGAGGGCGAGTTGTCCGAAGACCGCGTGAGCCTCGGCGGCCCGGCCAGCATCCTGCTGCCCAGCCCCTCCGAGGGGTACGATGCACAATTGAATGCGATCAAGAGTCTGGTCGCCCAGGACCCGGGGCGCGTAGCCCAGGTAGTGAAGGACTGGATCAATTCCGATGAGTGA
- the fliG gene encoding flagellar motor switch protein FliG, with protein sequence MSEARMSAKLNKVDKAAILLLSLGETDAAQVLRHMGPKEVQKVGVAMAQMRNVHREQVEQVMGEFVEIVGDQTSLGVGADSYIRKMLTQALGEDKANNLIDRILLGGNTSGLDSLKWMEPRAVADVIRYEHPQIQAIVVAYLDPDQAGEVLSHFDHKVRLDIILRVSSLNTVQPSALKELNLILEKQFAGNANSTRTTMGGVKRAADIMNYLDSSVEGALMDAIREVDEDLSGQIEDLMFVFDNLADVDDRGIQALLREVSSDVLVLALKGSDEAIREKIFRNMSKRAAELLRDDLEAKGPVRVSEVEGAQKEILTIARRMAESGEIVLGGKGGEEMI encoded by the coding sequence ATGAGTGAAGCCCGCATGAGCGCCAAACTGAACAAGGTCGACAAGGCTGCCATTCTCCTGCTCTCCCTGGGTGAGACCGATGCCGCGCAGGTGCTGCGCCACATGGGCCCGAAGGAAGTGCAGAAGGTCGGCGTGGCCATGGCGCAGATGCGCAATGTGCACCGCGAGCAGGTCGAGCAGGTGATGGGCGAGTTCGTCGAGATCGTCGGCGACCAGACCAGCCTGGGCGTGGGCGCCGACAGCTACATCCGCAAGATGCTTACCCAGGCGCTGGGCGAGGACAAGGCGAACAACCTCATCGACCGCATCCTGCTGGGCGGCAACACCAGCGGCCTGGACAGCCTGAAGTGGATGGAGCCGCGCGCCGTGGCCGACGTGATCCGCTACGAGCACCCGCAGATCCAGGCCATCGTGGTCGCCTACCTCGACCCGGACCAGGCCGGCGAAGTGCTCAGCCACTTCGACCACAAGGTGCGCCTGGACATCATCCTGCGCGTGTCCTCGCTGAACACCGTGCAGCCGTCCGCGCTCAAGGAACTGAACCTGATCCTGGAAAAACAGTTCGCCGGCAACGCCAACTCCACCCGCACCACCATGGGCGGCGTGAAGCGCGCGGCAGACATCATGAACTACCTCGACAGCTCGGTCGAAGGCGCGCTGATGGACGCCATCCGCGAAGTTGACGAGGACCTGTCGGGCCAGATCGAAGACCTGATGTTCGTCTTCGACAACCTCGCCGACGTCGACGACCGCGGCATCCAGGCGCTGCTGCGCGAGGTCTCCTCGGACGTGCTGGTGCTGGCTCTCAAGGGCTCGGACGAGGCGATCCGCGAGAAGATCTTCCGCAACATGTCCAAGCGTGCCGCCGAGCTGCTGCGCGACGACCTGGAGGCCAAGGGCCCGGTGCGCGTCAGCGAAGTGGAAGGCGCGCAGAAGGAAATCCTCACCATTGCCCGGCGTATGGCCGAGTCCGGCGAGATCGTGCTTGGCGGCAAGGGCGGCGAGGAGATGATCTAA